In the Populus trichocarpa isolate Nisqually-1 chromosome 1, P.trichocarpa_v4.1, whole genome shotgun sequence genome, ACTTGTATTTTATGATGTCTTGTCCACCATAACGTAACAGGAAACAAagacaatcattttattttatacatcactaccaaacacaattttataTATCTCCATCTTATTTTCTATCCTGTCTTTTGTATCTCTGTCTCTTTTGTCCTGGAACAATAACCAAACGCTATCTTAGAAAATCTTCaaggaaaaaagttattttgaagacccaaattgataaaatagttttttaaataatttaaatattttttttcgttaTGTGCACTTTAATAGGAaaaaagatttagaaaatctaattatattttaatatatttgatattaataaaattattgattaattataacTAACTAATACAATTTCAATCAGAACTTTCTTTcgcataaaaatatattaaataaatttttagcacTTTTGATCAATACGTAAGAATGACTCTTTAacatagaaatattattttgactaTTCAATACATCTCTTCTCTTGGAATTGTAAAAATAAGAGATGAAAACCAaactttttttgtccttttcttttgactttctATTGAGATGCTCCTATAGTAAAAACTAGATTATTGCTCATGATATACAATGGatcggattaatttttttttttggatataaaaaaaaatatacaagtgttgttatgtgttttttagcaaacaaaataataaactaCATGAAAATTAACCTGATATGACTTGATCGACTTAATAGGTCCAATGACAACCCAGAAGACCAATAAAAATGTGATTTTGACTAAAGAAAAAAgcaagatgatattttaaaaaaaatattgaaacaacaacatattaaatcaactcAAATAAACTTGGGTTAAATCTGTCAAATCCATAACTCAGGTTATCAGATcctgataaccctataaaaaacaaataaaaaaatattaaacctaattctcaatcaacctaatattgaagggtgaaattaaaaccaaaattcaactaaaaaacaaatcgagtcaacccgagttaacctgtcaaacctaggtcatgagactgGAATAACCCATAAAaagcaaactgaaataaatcatgaatctCAATTATCAATCCacccaatgttgaaagatgaaattaaaaaaaaatcaataaaaaaaacacaaaaatcaccCGAGTCAACCGATGAAACTCGTGACCCTAatcatgagaccaggataacctCATGGaatacaaactgaaaaaaattataaaacctaattttcaattaactcaatattgaaggatgaaatcggaaaaaaaattaacttaaaaaaggacaaaaaaactcgagtcaactagCTTAACTCGCGATCTGGGTCATAAGACTGTGATAacccaatataaataaataaataaaattatgaagctcaatttccaatcaacctaatgttgaaaggttagattgaaaaaaaatcaaataaaaaaaaacaaaaataataacttgagtcaacccgagttaacctgccaaactcgGGTCAAGTAATTGGGATAACTCCAtaaatttcaattctcaatcaactcaatgttgaaagataacaatgaaaaaaatattcaataaaaaaaatgataaagaaaccCAAGACAACCTAGCTAACCTGTAAAACTCGCAATCTGGGTtttgagaccatgataacctcataaagataaaatcaaaaaataattatgaagatcaatttctaatcaacccaatatcgaaggatgaagttgagaaaaacattaattaaaaaacaaaaaaaaaattgcatgagtCAACATGGCTAACTCGTAAAACTCACAACCTAGGTCAGAATTAGACCAAGACaactccatagaaaacaaatcaaaataaattataaagtccaaCACCTAATAAACTcattattgaaggatgaaattgaaaaaaaatttgagattgaaagaattaaaaaaaagtccttaaattaaagttttaaggaccaaagtgaaaaggtTTTGGCATTTTACTGTTttaaaggatggaattgaaaaaaataaagaaatcataaaaaaaaaaaaattggagtcaAAATGAAAATAGCTTTGATATTTCACTATCCATTGTTAcaatgaaatacaaaaataaaataaaattagtatatgttaattaataattcatgCTCTCAGAGCATTGCCTGATTCTTTCTCAAGGCCAGCATATTTCTTTGACCATGGAGGTTCCCACCCCACTCTCTTAGCTAGCTTGCagtgagagaaaaaagaaaaagaaagactaAAAAAGTGTGAGTTCCCATGGTTTTGGGATTGTAACAAAGATGGGGAAGAAGGGCTAAACTGTGAACTAGTTGGAGACAAAAGAGTAATTTAGGGAAACAAGTTAGAATTCATGTCAAGAGACATCTTTGTCTAGCAAGAGACATGTTTGTCTACCTTTATTATTCTCTAtgcatttgttttaattaacataaaatacctggaaggaaaaacaattcgttaattaaaatagaagaaacaaattatgattaattttgtGTAAATTCCCTGTACTGTTCTATTTTAAGTTTGATGGCCATTGATCTCTCAAATCACAATGTTCACAAATTCAAAAGAATAGGTTATACTAACTAGAACTCCCTAACAAGGAGTTGAAGAAAATTTATTCTTTACAAAGTAGTaaataaccattttattttgttttttttagcacAATATTTGgggaaaataaatcattatacTCAGAAAATACCTCTTATGATCAGTAAGATTGTATTGTAATCCCCAGGATGAAAGTATTGTGTTGCTTAAATCTTATTGTATGATTAGCATTGTGATAATTTTTACGgttataatttgaaataataagttaaaaactataagatataattttttttatttgagatttaaaaaaaaaattagagtaaaACTACAATGCGTATTGATTGATTATcgaaatagttttaaatttgtgATTGGAGTAAAACACAtgcaaaacacacaaaaacaaaaaacaaaaacaaaaaaaaaatagtctcatTGTCAAGTATTATTTTTGGTCAACGATAGATCCATTTAACTGTTGAACTATTATATAGAAAGAAAGATGATCctacaaacaaaaagaaaaaaccaaagacGTCACAACGAAACAGGCCATGCCAATAAACATTTCAATGTTCTCTTGTCATTTCAAAACTACAGAGCAAGGGTCATGGCACTTATCATACAGTCGTGCAACCCTCTTTTACCTTGAAACCACTCCAAAATCCTTGTCACATAAAGGAAGGCACAATCACTAGAGGAAAATGGcgtggttatatatatataaactctcatgatttaatttttattattcttaagataaattatttgattttaatcatattatacaGATTAATTTGGTCTCCAAACATGAAAATCGACTAAAAGTATCTCAATGGACAACACTTTTCAATGTTTTCTAGTGTCATTTCAATGGCTTTCAACTTAACAAAACTAATGAAGAGTAATTAACACATACCATAAGAGCGAGCAGGAGCAGTTTTTACTCTAGCAAAACATTGGATCAATGCACATAAATTAGGGTTGATTctgatgaagtctttcaagcatggctgaagaaatatattaaacaagAGGAACAGACATTTCCCTCATGACAATGGCGAAACACAAGGTGAGACAAAAGCACCGTCAGATCCCAATACCGATACAATACAGACTTTGAactcacatatatatattaccttACCTCTTTTTCTAcagcaacaatttttttttaaaaaaagtaaaaataaatgagaCCATGCATGCAAGttcaaattcctaaaaaatacaaCAAGAACATGGCATGCATTGATAACCACGTAGACCACTCAAAGATTACAAGCTGGATTGGAACTTACTCTACTTGATACTTGACAAGTTTATTCTGTTCAAAGTGAAAACGACAAAGAGGCAGAGGAGGAGGCTAATGGGAGGGTGGTAAAAAggtcaaaaaagaagaaggggaaatGAAGGAAAGCAGTCAACGTTGGGCTAACGTAAGCTAGCTGTGTTTGAAGCAAATGTGAGAGACAAAAGGCTGTGAAAAGCCGTCATGTCGTTTGCTTTATTTGCTCATCAAAAAGAAGGTTATGATATAAAGAAGGTTTCGGTCTTCCCTTTAAAAAGATGTGTTTGCGTCAGGCTTTGCTCGGAGAAAATCATAGTTTGTGCATAAAAACATTGTGAGTGGCCAGGAGCATGCCAGTGCCAGCTACCGTGGAAAACTGGTCAAAAAGGGCTATCCAAACCCACATCACTTGCTAGATCACCTTCCAAAGACCAACTTGATTATTTGATtactgaaataaattaataattagcaTGTCTGCAGAGGTAAACTTAATTATATTCTGTGGATAATGTGGAATTAATCGCCAGCAATTATTCTCTGGCATTCATAACGCTCCATCTCTTGGCTACAAGATTAAGACGGACTcaaagcatgttttatatttcaataCCATAATGGATCACTTGATTTTTCATGCTCAAGGTTTGATTACGGTTCAAGATTTGCATGGCAAATTAATACATGACacgttttatgaattttatgataattaaggAAATATTTCCTAATAAATCTACTaattaactcataaaaaaatttagctagctagcttaatattaatatcattaaGAAAACTATATATCATGTTGACATGCAAACTTAATCGTAGCATGCAATATATAGGTTTAGATGTGTTTTGTTGCATCGATtacaagctagctagctaggcacCAAATTAAAGCAAATgcagacaataataataattacaagaaCCTGGCTGCATGGAGACATGGTCTCTCCTTATTAACAATATATTGACCTAACCATTAGgaagaataaatataaatataacacaattaGTGTGTCGATCGACAAGGTAAACTTTGGTCTgaatatataaagatttttaaacCAAAGAATCCAGcattgtaataataaaataaaacaagtgaTGGATTAACTATGagattaaataagaaattaataaagagATTAAAGAAGTTGGCCGACATGCAATGCATTAGCCTATCATTTTAACGGTTATCGTGAGCACACCAGGAACAGTGCCTCCGGCTTTTTGCGGCGACATGTTCCTATTCTGCCTTTCACTTCCCCTACACTATAATCACACCTTGTATGTTCTTGCAGCACATGCCATCTCCCcccatttactttatttttttattattcttaatcATGTGccattaactaattaattatctctgagaaaatatataaaaaatggagTTCGAGTATTGCCTCGATCGGTGCTTCAGCTCATgtcaaaaattgtttttgttacaagagtttcttttccttttcttatagaATATCCCATACCATTCATCAAATTAGAGATGTTCATCGTTTGGGTTCAttgcaaaatttatttattgaagaaCGTTAATATTCCTTTAAAAATTACCAAGAAAATGCTATTCacacatgtatatatgtatgatTATATAATATTGGTGAGAATATGTTCTTCTTTtcattgatttcttttaatttgtgtatACCAAGACCAATTAAGATCATAGGGTATGCGGTCCATCAGTAGAAATACAAGCCACAGGAACCATGCATGGTTAGTTTGACATAATCCATCATGCATGGTAACTGCCATGCATCAGGATTCAGAAGCGGTCCTCTCCTTTCTGTGATGTACCGATCAGGCATACCTCATTAGACCAACTCAATTTGACTCCCATCTGCTATTTTCCTCTCAGTTTGTTTCGCCctaaaaggaaaaggcaaagaCAGAGATTAAAAAGATGAAAGCGTTACACTCGTAAAAAAGCTGTTAGGTTTGATCACGCTCggcgaatatatatatatatatatatatatatatatcttaccAGGATGCTACCTCTGCATGCTATTCTTGCCTCGCCTGCCCTTCATGCCAAATTCTAGTACAACCCTCTTGCTCATCTTCTTTCTATCCTTGACCAAAGAAAAGTACTCgacatatatatatgtgtacCCTGGCCGTTTGATTCGGATTCTGATCATAATCCAACGGCTGTTACCTTTGACTAGATCATGAACATAAAAGGCTAAGGCTAGAGATGACACAGTTTTGAGAGTACCGAAGCCACATTTATGGATTCTTATGACATTTAAGCCGTTTGAGGCACAAAAGCAGCTCTACCAGTAGCACCACTGCATGCTATGCCATGTCCAGTGTATTCCAGTCCAGGCAATGTCCGCCTGCGAGCCCTTGTATTGATTGAACGAATTAGAAAAACACCCTCttaatttttgatgaaaaaaacaattcctgCTCATACATATGCGAAAATTAGAGCTAATTATGTTTGCCAATGGGCAACAGAGCAGAAAAGGAGCCACTCCTACAGGCATAATCGAATAATATCGTTATCTTTTTCTTCACCCATCTTTCACACTCAATACATGCCCCTTCACCTTGCCTGTGCCcccccttctctttttcttctcttcccaTCTGCTAAAGGCTAGCTACGTGGCCCCCAATACTAAAAGGAGTTGCTTTCATTTTTCTGTTAAAAGGAACATCCGTACGGACTTATCCCTCCTTTTTAAGCTCAAAATTTATAGTCTGTTTCACTTTTGCTTTAGTTGCATTAATGTTCAAACAGATCGGTAAGTAAAAAGGCACATACTACTGTTCTACATTGGACATGCTGCTGCCTAGTACTTGTCTTAGTGTATAAGAGTTGGCATGCGTATTGATGTGCTCCATGTGAGCCAAGCATTTCTTGTTAAAAATTCCCTTTGAAAAATTTTAGAACGAAAATTCAAAggcataataattaaaatgctgattttaaattatacatATACCAAATATGCTAGCATTTCATacaattctatttaaaaaaacactacataGAACAACACATCATATAACATTATAACAAAACACAACATAAAAATACACTAGCTCATTAGCCCGCGCCGGTtgaagataattataaaaaaacttttgagcaaaaaatatatatatttagatattgataacatattttctaaaaaaattgattttaaccaTAAATTGAACGATATTTTGATCCAATACCGAGAAGGAAAAACATATAATACATCTGATATTTATTTGGGATGACATGCGAAACTCGCAGggataatctaaaaaaattaaaaagtttaatcatgaattaactcaatgttaaaagataaaatcaggaaaaaaaatatttgattaaaaaaataaagtgagctCGAGTCAACCAAGCAAACTTGCAATGAAAGTTATACATGCCATTGGGcctgtaaattttttatctcaaatattatttttttatttaattatacaacaatAAAGCACATgagattttttgtataaaacaacatatatttttacaagtaaaaacaaatcatgataaACACGTGGAGTCGAGATAGCAAAGGTGGATCATTaacaaaaatagtgaaattgCTTTCTTTGAGGATCGAGTtacataagaaaaaataggtCATCAataacaaatgatgaaattgtgtatttttttttttaaatgagggaTATAAAAagcatgaaacaaaaaaaaacaaataatacctTGGATGCCGTGGATTGACCCGTTAAACCTGCTACTCGGATAATGGACACAAATTAGGttcaatgatttgttttttaatttttttaaaccaggcataaaatagaaaaggagagaaagagcCCAACCGTGTAGGTttggacattaaaaaaaatagctcagTTCGCGTGCCTAGGCCCATctgatttgtaaaaaaaagtttcttgTTATCTGCcccatttcttttcattttttttaaagataacaGATAAAGTACCGTCTGCAACAGCAAACGATATGTCATAAGCTTTCTGCAGATTTCATCGACATcatgggtttggttttttttctatttatcaacccatttttttatccaaaaacccATAAAACACTCTAAACACTTTGATAAACTTGTCTatgaccacaaaaaaaaaatcaaaaacaactccaaaaaccaaaatcaaaccgaaGCCAAAATGATTCATTTGGTCAGATCTACCTCCTTGtgcaaggagaaggaaaaaaaaatacctagatCAAACTCCCCTCATGAAGCGAAACCTATTAACACTAAAATCAACTATTTTGGTGGTCAGAATCGTCGTTAACGATGAATTTATCTTTCTATGTTGGAACCCAACGAGCCCCTCTCTCTTCTCCAtcaaaaaagaacataaaaaaaagagaggaaaatagAATTTAGTAccaaaattgagtttttaaaaataagaggaGATGATTACCTAATAGCTAAAAAAGATGGAGACTAAAACTAACATTTCAAACAAATCTCAAGTTTATCACttgttttatctattttttttcacttcaatcatcttttttttctattcaaccCTTTAGGACTCCTAAAGGAACATGTAACTAGGTGTAAATTAAAATCCATTGTTCTAAAAATAGGATcgaattgatttttcttgaaattaaaatattctaattcaTAGTGAATCGTGAAAGGATGGACGGTGAGATTTGCTACAATCAAACTCCCACTCGGATCagaatttttgttaatttgcttGAAAATCAGCTTAAACGAAACCCATTGAAACTAGTACTGAACTGAATTTTTTGACGTTCGTTATAGCCCATAGTTCTGAGCTAGAACAAGTAAGCTCATGGAAAAATAGAAAGACTCAAAGTCAATCTGTAGATACACACGAATTCtaggaaaacaaattaaagaaatgaaaatgatgataaatggCCATATATATCCTGATTGATACGTACCTACCTAGCTCACTTCAAATGGACGAAGACAAGTCAAATTCTCCCAGAGTGGAAGCTATCTTATTTCTCGATACTAACGGGATAACACTGATTAAAGTATCTGCCCatgattttgaagaaatattcctttttcttttgcttttaaagatCTTTCCTATCGAAGGAAAAAGAAACCGtccaaatccaaaataaaactaTCCACATATAGAATCGAAGGCCATAAGAATattcatccatccatccattATTGTTTGCTCGAAACCCACAAGTAAAAAGAATATGTGACCGACCCCCATCAAAATTCGAGCTGATCTATGTCACGTACGCCACTTGATAATCTTCACTTATAAACAAGTGtcaaaatggaataaaaaacaaagctttattcataataaaaattataaaataaaatccagagaaaaaaacaatattattttcatatccaGTGTAAAAAAGAATCTATCTAGAATAACCATTTAATATAGAATAACCATTAAATAAGTGACCAGTGATAAGAGTTTAGGATTAAGAGATTTGCTTTTCATGTGATATCAGGTCcctatggttgctaatatgatgatcactggaggcttacatgttcgttaactttagaacccgtaggattagtcgaggtacacgcaagctaacccgaacacccatgttaataaaaaaaaatcaatctagaaTTGATCCGGTCTACTCAACATGTCAACATGTGATATAATTATCCGattaaaacactatttttttttcttttttaaaaaagaagaattagTGTTAAACTTTTGCGCTTCCAGGGGTTGAATAACAATGGAGAAATAACCTGTAGTAGATAGGGTCCAAAGAGAAGGGCATAAAAGACGCATGAAGGTCACGTCAAGAAAAGGAACAAAGGTTTGTGATAGCCACGTTCCGGCCTTGCTCTCTTGCTCTTTgctatttgattattttgatcATGTAAGAGATGCAGAAGAAGCAAGGCCAAAAGCCGACAACAAGGACGGAGACAGCCGTCTATTAACCCACAACTCCCCTCTGATAAAGCCTGTTCCTTGTGTCTCCCCCCTTTACatgactttcttttttctttttctttttttaacccaaTGCAAAGATTATGCTTCGAAAATTAAATGCTTAGAATATGATCGCCCATACACACCATTATCTAATGAAGATCTGTTTCATTGCATGCATGCTATGTTTCCCATGGCCATTCGGTTCTTTACTCCACACATTGACCTTCTATTTTCTCAACAATTAAATAAGCCTTGCTTATTCTCATTTTTACTGTTGAGATGTCTTTGCTGGCTATAGTATAAAAGAATATGATTCATTCTTTGGAATTGTTGTGATTagttctatatgatttttttatgttatttgagataaaataaataaattatatatgtgaAAGATTTACTTTTCATGGTCTCCTctggaattttaattttaatggtaAAAAGGTAGTATATCCTACCAAGTTCTTTAATTTTAAGTCTAAGTAATATATTAACTATATAGTAAGTGGTCTAATAATAAGAGTTTAGAATTAATGAGCTTGCTCCTCCTGTAGTCTCAGATTCGAACCatgtagttgctaatatgatgaccactggaggtttatatgatcgttaactttagggcccgtgggattagtcgagatgcgcacaagctgacccgaacacctatgttaataaaaaaaacacaagtaatATATTAATGGTCATTTGAAATGGTTCTTACAATTAGGTTAATTTAGCTATAGATATTTTCCCCCTCTCTTGGTTTAATTTCAAGATAATTAgactagatttttctttttgtgaatcCTTTAATTTTgtacaaaaacaaacttaatCTTAGTCTACACAAATGCCTTTGAGATGTAGcatatgattgaaaaaaattaactaatttgaCTAGATACAGTTCCACTTATTTCTAttctattcaaatttatttaatttaatttattttatttttcctaattcttAAGGGTGGAAAATGTTTTGAGTGGTTATTGAAGTGTAAGGTGACACAGATTATTGATAAtagtaaagtttttttaaattgttttttttttttaaattaatatattaactttttgaaaaatcatgctAAAGCGACCTTAACACCGAAGACCCCCTGAAGCTACATTGCTCTAGACAATCTCTCTCTTTAGCATGCGTCGAGTCGCTGACGACTACATGACAGACCAACTttatcattacaaaaaaaaaaaaaactcttcccttcaaaaaataaagcattaatTCTGCTTAGTCCTTACACACACTAATTCCGTTGCAGTACTCGTTAGCTTCAACCCTCCAGGGCCTCCACTGTCTCCTCTATAAATAGCACCAAAACCCTTCCTTCATATCTCACCAAAGCTCTCAGTGCTTAACACATCCAATACTCCAAAGCAGCAGTTCTCAATATTGCTTCTTGATACACTTTCTTGCTTTCAAAATGTATCAAACCGAGTCATGGGGGTCTTACATGCCAGCAAGAACCAACCTTGGTGACCCATTGGAACGCATAGGAAGGCTAGCCTCAGAGAATGCAGTGGTGATCTTTAGCATAAGCTCATGTTGCATGTGCCATGCTATTAAGAGGCTCTTTTGTGGCATGGGAGTGAACCCAACAGTGTACGAGCTGGATGAAGACCCAAGAGGTAAAGAAATGGAGAAGGCTCTCATGAGGCTTCTCGGTAGCTCCTCTGCTGTTCCTGTTGTTTTCATCGGTGGCAAGCTTGTGGGTGCCATGGATAGAGTCATGGCTTCTCATATTAACGGTACTCTTGTCCCTCTTCTCAAGGAAGCCGGTGCTCTTTGGCTTTAATTGATGCTTACTCTCTTCgtattttaaaggaaatgaCTTCACGTATAGTAGCAAATTAAAGAAAGCAGGGGAAGAGGAGTGGCGTACGTTTTGAGGGTCTCCTCCATTTTGGATACACTAATGACCACTACTAATTAccatcaaatatcttaatttctgcttttaatgtttttttcctttttcttaacccacattttatttttttaatctgtgGGTCTTTTGGTTTGCTTTGTATGTTTCCCGCTCATCTTGGTCTCAAGAAAGAAATGTAATTGCTCCCTCCTCTGTATAGAAAAAtgcgaaaaaaaaaactacttgtgTTCCTTACTTTAAAGTTAATTAATCCTTCGCTGCTTCTTTCTTTGCAATTTGATCGGACATACAACTGCTGCGTCTTTCTTCTCTCCAGTTAACAACAGTTAATTTGACCACAGCTTCTTTTCACCATGCTTGGTGGGGGTCTCCCCCAAAAAGTAAGAACCTGGTTTATAATTGTTCCTACTGCGCCGTAAAAAGACCCGTTCCCGGATTTGAGCCGGGAAACTCGCCTGATTAAAACCCCACGTTGAAAGGTTCTTTTCTTTCGGTGGTGGGGATGGTGGTGATCATCTATTCTCTGATCACCGTACTGGCTGCTACAGCTCTTTCATTGACCGTTGATAGTGTCAGGGGCCcgcccttttgttttttcagaggacatgatttttttatggtcgATCATCAGGGTACATGATTTAACTTGATCCAAAGGTGCCTTTTACCCCGGTGGGGCACACAATAGAAGTGGAAGTTGGGAGTGACAAAAGGGTATAAAAATGGAGCCCGAAGAACTATCTTCACCAACTGATTTTTATTTCCGTACAATTAATTAGGGTCCACTGAAGATAAATTTGGTTCGACACTGTGTGAGATTGGCAATGACGTGGTTAATCCTAGACGCCGTGTACGGTTGCTGGCAGGGCGGTAACCACGGTGGCGTAATGAAGGAACCATTGGGGTGGTCGGTCGAATCTTGGATAATGTaagaatttcatttttgtttttgaatcttTCAAGGGGGAGAGAGATATGCTCATCCGTACTCCTGACATCTCGACCTGGGAGAGCCCTTAAATGGTTAGGTTAGCCCAGCCAAGTACGGCTAATGCTATCCattgtaaaaactaaaaatccaaatttataaaagaaaaacctattaatttattttcccaTTATAAGAAGGTGGTCTTTAAAAATGGAGATAAATTAATCTGTTAATTAATCTGAAAACATCCTCTATATATAGATGCAAAATATACTGGTCGGGTAATCCTTACCAGATTGAGTGCAATATGATATTTAGGGATGTTAATCAGTGATTTTagccgccgccgccaccaccaccaccaccgtcTATTCTCTCTAGCCAGTCGCCCTTAGGACATCGAAAAGGCAAAGGAAGAAGCGGCAGAGAGTGAATATATGTGCTGATACTGTGAAGAACCAGCATCTTTATCGTATCTATTTAACGAATCGATTAGGGGAGGTCATGGCCTTTCGGTCCCAAGGTATCGCCATTGCTGATTTTGCTAGCAGTAAGATACTGATTCTTGTCACTTCTTCACTCAAAAGATCAAATGCACAGTCATCAaagctttataatttcatttaagaAGAGAGAGATGGAATGGCGGGAAAGGAAAAGGATTTTTCTTTAGCCCGTTAAAATGGGCTTTCAAAA is a window encoding:
- the LOC7456256 gene encoding glutaredoxin-C1; its protein translation is MYQTESWGSYMPARTNLGDPLERIGRLASENAVVIFSISSCCMCHAIKRLFCGMGVNPTVYELDEDPRGKEMEKALMRLLGSSSAVPVVFIGGKLVGAMDRVMASHINGTLVPLLKEAGALWL